Sequence from the Sphingomonas koreensis genome:
GTCCGTCGCAGAACGGCCAGACCGGCTCGGCGCGGCGAAAGTTGAAGTTGAGGCAATTATGATCGTGCAGGTCCGCCGGCACGCGCGGGGTGCCGTGCCGCGCCAGATAGCCGGGCGAGGCGACGATCACCCGGCCATTCTCCCCCAGCTTGCGCGCGGTGAGGCCACTGTCGGCGAGCGGGCCGAAGCGGATCGCGACATCCGCCTGCCCCGCCGCCACATCGACGATCGAATCGCTCAGGCTGATGTCGACCAGGATATGCGGGTAGAGGCGCGCGAACTCCCCGAGCAGCGGGACGATGCACAGCCGCCCGTGCGACAGCGCCGCGCTGACCCGAAGCCGCCCGCGTGGCGCCCCTTGGTCGGCGATCGCCTGCTCGGCATCATCGAGATCTGTGAGGATGCGGCGGGCAGCGCCGAGATAGGCCTGCCCCTCCGCGGTCAAGGTCAGCGCGCGGGTGGTGCGGAGCAACAGGCGAACGCCCAGCCGCGCCTCGATCCGGTCGACGGTGCGGCTGACCGCGGAGGGGGTGAGACCCAGCACACGCCCCGCGGCCGAAAAGCTGCCCTGCGCAGCGACTGCGGCAAATACTTCAAGTGAGCGGGCACGATCGGCACCGCCTTCCATCTTTGCGTCCATGGCAAAAATCCTTCGCGTCGACGCCACCTACAAGGCTCACCGGCCACCGTCCATCTGTGCGTCGAACGCTATCAGGGAGTGTATGATGGAATACCGGCAATTGGGCGCTTCGGGACTTCGCGTACCCGTGCTGAGCTTTGGTGCGGCAACCTTCGGCGGCACCGGGCCGCTGTTCAGCGCATGGGGCACCAGCGATGCGGCGGAAGCGCGGCGATTGGTCGACATCTGCCTCGATGCCGGGGTCAATCTGTTCGACACCGCCGACGTTTATTCGAACGGCGCTTCCGAGGAAGTGCTGGCGGAAGCGATCAAGGGCCGGCGGGACCAGGTGCTGATCTCAACCAAGACCGGGCTTCCGCTCGGCGACGGGCCTGCCGACTGGGGCGTGTCGCGCTCGCGGCTGATCGCAGCGGTCGATGCGTCGCTCAAGCGGCTCGGCACCGACCATATCGACATCCTCCAGCTCCATGCCTTCGACGCGCATACGCCGGTCGAGGAGTTGCTGGCGACGCTCGACACGCTGGTCGCGCAGGGCAAGGTCCGCCACACCGGCGTCTCCAACTATCCCGGCTGGCAGCTGATGAAGGCGCTCGCCGCCGCCGACCGGCATGGCTGGCCGCGCTTCGTCGCGCACCAGGTCTATTATTCGCTGATCGGGCGCGCCTATGAGGCCGATCTTATGCCGCTCGCCGCCGATCAGGGCATCGGCGCACTGGTTTGGAGCCCGCTCGGCTGGGGGCGCCTCACGGGCAAGATCGGGCGCAACCGTCCGGTGCCCGCG
This genomic interval carries:
- a CDS encoding LysR family transcriptional regulator, which translates into the protein MDAKMEGGADRARSLEVFAAVAAQGSFSAAGRVLGLTPSAVSRTVDRIEARLGVRLLLRTTRALTLTAEGQAYLGAARRILTDLDDAEQAIADQGAPRGRLRVSAALSHGRLCIVPLLGEFARLYPHILVDISLSDSIVDVAAGQADVAIRFGPLADSGLTARKLGENGRVIVASPGYLARHGTPRVPADLHDHNCLNFNFRRAEPVWPFCDGQSDYAMTVTGNIEANNGETLGQLAAAGVGITRVGAFSVADELADGRLVPVLEEFNPGDIEVIHAVFVGGANTPARVRVFVDFLAERLR
- a CDS encoding aldo/keto reductase, whose product is MEYRQLGASGLRVPVLSFGAATFGGTGPLFSAWGTSDAAEARRLVDICLDAGVNLFDTADVYSNGASEEVLAEAIKGRRDQVLISTKTGLPLGDGPADWGVSRSRLIAAVDASLKRLGTDHIDILQLHAFDAHTPVEELLATLDTLVAQGKVRHTGVSNYPGWQLMKALAAADRHGWPRFVAHQVYYSLIGRAYEADLMPLAADQGIGALVWSPLGWGRLTGKIGRNRPVPAGSRLHDTEQFAPPVSEEHLYKVIDALEAVAEETGKTVPQVAINWLLQRPTVSSVIIGARNEEQLRQNLGAVGWSLTREQVAALDAASDVLPPYPHTPYRQQEGFARLNPAIV